GGGGCCGGCCGGTAGGTCTCGTGGGCCGCGATGTCCGCGCGCAGGGCCGGCAGCAGGATCCCCGCCAGCTCCTCGTCGTCCGCCACCTGAGGCGGCATGCCGCCCAGTGCGCACACCTGCGCCCACAGGTCCGCATCGGAGGCCAGGTGCATCCGTCCGGTCCCGGCCCGGCGCGGCGGGGGTGAGCCGGACACCGTCAGACTCTCCGGCGCCCGGCCCGCGGCGGACAACCGTACGGCCGTCTCATAGGCCACGAGCGCGCCGAGGCTGTGCCCGAACAGGACGCAGGGTACGGGCTCCAGCCCGGCGAGTTCGTCCGCGACGCGTCCGCTCATCTCCCGCACGCCGCTCGCCGGGGGCTCCCCGAAGCGGTCCGCGCGCCCCGGGTACTGCACCGCGAGCAGCTCGGTGCCCGGCCGGATCCGCGGAATCCAGGGCGCGTAACTCTCCGCCGTTCCGCCGGAATGCGGGAAGCACACCAGCCGTCGCGCCGGGACCTGCTCGTCCGTCAGGGTTCTGAG
Above is a genomic segment from Streptomyces fodineus containing:
- a CDS encoding thioesterase II family protein; translation: MVSPRHSWLRTLTDEQVPARRLVCFPHSGGTAESYAPWIPRIRPGTELLAVQYPGRADRFGEPPASGVREMSGRVADELAGLEPVPCVLFGHSLGALVAYETAVRLSAAGRAPESLTVSGSPPPRRAGTGRMHLASDADLWAQVCALGGMPPQVADDEELAGILLPALRADIAAHETYRPAPGTGPLTCPVRCYHGIGDPLVDDAHLPEWAEATTGPFTLTRRAGSHFHTFADPESLAQEIQEPVGT